One part of the Candidatus Aegiribacteria sp. genome encodes these proteins:
- a CDS encoding phenylalanine--tRNA ligase subunit alpha yields the protein MTEERDLHPLEEKLLAYLEKNGESSDAEVIEKSDLPDEGSYRRAAEWLLSRELIREISRNEEEFIELGILGVNYLEAGVTPELAMLREIAGGAGSLQEIQENSIFDRGRWGSAFGSLMKTGLLKKDADGIHLNGEPEETVFRKIWDLVYEPLSAGNEMKMDQLPPDVVSILRERSPKRGKSRAEFAVNVVVTRLIDITEEGRKALGESKENVTIGAMTQEILADGSWKNAKFRRYKLDIPPSQIHTGRLHPYRQFLDTVRKRFLALGFAEMRGSLAENEFWNNDALFMPQFHPARDIHDVYYLSDGIEVPPPELELESSVAEVHENGGSTGGRGWGYSFSHEQSLQAILRSQGTALSARTLASNPKVPGKYFGIARCFRYDQVDSTHLPDFFQVEGIVLGENINMRHLLGLLRLFAEEIAGASDYKFLPGYFPFTEPSVEMHIKHPVLGWVEGGGAGLFRPEVCKPLGIDVPVIAWGLGLDRMAMLAMGLEDIRDLITPDLSRLRDIRVLPDRLLTGKVDENA from the coding sequence GTGACTGAGGAAAGAGACCTGCATCCGCTGGAAGAGAAACTGCTCGCTTACCTCGAGAAAAACGGGGAATCATCGGATGCTGAAGTAATTGAAAAAAGTGATCTCCCCGATGAGGGTTCTTACAGAAGGGCAGCCGAATGGCTTCTTTCAAGAGAGCTAATCAGAGAGATATCAAGGAACGAGGAAGAATTCATCGAGCTTGGAATCCTGGGTGTCAATTACCTTGAGGCTGGTGTTACCCCGGAACTCGCGATGCTGAGGGAAATCGCCGGAGGTGCCGGATCCCTTCAGGAGATACAGGAGAACAGCATTTTCGACAGGGGACGCTGGGGCAGCGCATTCGGATCACTGATGAAAACCGGTCTTCTGAAAAAGGATGCTGATGGAATTCATCTGAACGGAGAACCTGAAGAAACGGTCTTCCGGAAAATCTGGGATCTTGTTTACGAACCTCTTTCAGCGGGTAACGAGATGAAGATGGATCAGTTGCCACCGGACGTGGTTTCCATTCTCCGCGAAAGGAGCCCTAAGAGAGGTAAGAGCAGAGCGGAATTTGCTGTGAACGTGGTTGTAACAAGGCTCATCGACATTACGGAAGAGGGGCGTAAAGCCCTTGGGGAGTCTAAGGAGAACGTTACCATCGGAGCCATGACTCAAGAGATACTGGCGGACGGCTCCTGGAAGAACGCGAAATTCAGAAGGTACAAGCTTGATATTCCTCCCTCGCAGATACATACCGGAAGACTGCATCCCTACAGGCAGTTTCTTGATACGGTCAGAAAACGGTTTTTGGCTCTTGGCTTCGCTGAAATGAGAGGTTCTCTGGCTGAGAATGAATTCTGGAACAATGACGCTCTTTTCATGCCGCAGTTTCATCCGGCAAGGGATATTCATGATGTTTATTATCTGAGTGATGGTATTGAAGTACCTCCTCCGGAATTGGAACTGGAAAGCAGTGTTGCCGAAGTACATGAGAACGGTGGCAGTACCGGAGGAAGGGGCTGGGGTTACAGTTTCAGCCATGAACAGTCCCTGCAGGCTATTCTACGGTCACAGGGAACCGCGCTGTCAGCAAGGACCCTGGCTTCGAACCCAAAGGTTCCCGGGAAATATTTCGGTATCGCGAGGTGTTTCCGGTACGATCAGGTTGATTCCACACACCTTCCGGATTTCTTTCAGGTGGAGGGCATAGTACTTGGTGAGAATATAAATATGAGGCATCTTCTTGGTCTTCTCAGACTGTTTGCCGAAGAGATAGCCGGCGCGTCCGATTACAAGTTCCTCCCGGGATATTTTCCTTTCACTGAGCCTTCTGTGGAGATGCATATCAAGCACCCGGTACTGGGATGGGTTGAAGGCGGAGGCGCAGGTCTTTTCAGACCCGAAGTCTGCAAGCCCCTGGGCATCGATGTGCCTGTGATAGCATGGGGGCTGGGCCTGGACAGAATGGCGATGCTGGCAATGGGGCTTGAGGATATCCGCGACCTGATAACTCCTGACCTGTCCAGACTGAGGGACATCAGAGTTCTACCGGATCGCCTTCTAACAGGAAAGGTGGATGAAAATGCCTAA